Proteins from a single region of Coregonus clupeaformis isolate EN_2021a chromosome 35, ASM2061545v1, whole genome shotgun sequence:
- the LOC121550834 gene encoding hemoglobin embryonic subunit alpha-like: protein MSLTAKDKAVVRAFWAKVSGKAEDIGCDALSRMLVVYPQTKTYFSHWPDLSPGSSRVRKHGKTVMGGVGEAVAKIDDLTAGLLTLSELHAFQLRIDPANFKILSHNILVVLGILFPADFTPEVHVSVDKFLAALALALAEKYR, encoded by the exons ATGAGTCTCACCGCTAAGGACAAGGCAGTGGTCAGGGCCTTCTGGGCCAAGGTGTCCGGCAAGGCTGAGGACATCGGATGCGATGCTCTTTCTAG AATGCTGGTGGTTTACCCCCAAACCAAGACATATTTCTCCCACTGGCCGGACCTGAGCCCCGGTTCTTCTCGGGTTAGGAAGCATGGTAAGACTGTCATGGGAGGCGTCGGTGAAGCCGTGGCCAAGATCGACGACCTCACCGCAGGTCTCCTCACCCTCAGCGAGCTGCACGCCTTCCAGCTGCGTATAGATCCAGCCAACTTCAAG ATTCTGTCCCACAACATATTGGTGGTGCTGGGCATTTTGTTCCCCGCTGACTTCACCCCAGAGGTTCATGTGTCCGTGGACAAGTTCCTGGCCGCCCTGGCCCTGGCTCTGGCCGAAAAGTACAGATAA
- the LOC121550836 gene encoding hemoglobin subunit beta-like, whose amino-acid sequence MVDWTFEERKHIIETWGKINVKVVGPLALRRCLIVYPWTQRYFGTFGDVNSAAAIMGNKKVAKHGITVLNGLERAVQNMDDIKNTYAELSVLHSEKLHVDPDNFRLLGDCLTIVLASQMGRAFTPDIQAAWQKFLTVVVSALGRQYH is encoded by the exons ATGGTTGACTGGACATTTGAAGAGCGGAAGCACATCATAGAGACCTGGGGCAAAATCAACGTCAAAGTGGTCGGACCCCTTGCTTTGAGAAG GTGTCTTATTGTATATCCATGGACTCAGAGGTACTTTGGAACCTTTGGAGACGTAAACAGCGCAGCGGCTATCATGGGCAATAAAAAAGTTGCCAAGCATGGCATCACTGTACTGAACGGCCTCGAGAGAGCTGTGCAGAATATGGATGACATCAAGAACACCTACGCCGAGCTGAGCGTTCTACATTCTGAGAAACTGCATGTGGATCCCGACAACTTCAGG CTGTTGGGCGACTGCCTCACCATTGTTCTGGCCTCCCAGATGGGGCGCGCCTTCACGCCGGACATCCAAGCGGCCTGGCAGAAGTTCCTGACCGTGGTCGTCTCTGCGCTGGGCAGACAGTACCACTAG
- the LOC121550539 gene encoding hemoglobin embryonic subunit alpha-like, giving the protein MSLSAKDKAIVKAFFGKVAGRAEDVGNEALSRTLVVYPQTKTYFSHWKDLSLGSAPVRKHGGTVMGGVLDAIEKIDDLSAGLLTLSELHAFLLRVDPANFKIFNHNLLVTLAMIFPDDFTPEVHVATDKFLAQLSLALSEKYR; this is encoded by the exons ATGAGTCTCTCCGCTAAGGACAAGGCAATTGTCAAGGCCTTTTTTGGCAAGGTTGCCGGCAGGGCCGAGGATGTTGGCAACGAGGCACTTTCCAG GACGCTGGTGGTGTACCCCCAGACCAAGACCTATTTCTCCCACTGGAAGGACCTGAGCCTCGGCTCTGCCCCGGTCAGGAAGCACGGTGGGACCGTCATGGGAGGCGTCCTGGATGCCATTGAGAAGATTGACGACCTTAGTGCTGGTCTTCTCACCCTCAGCGAGCTGCACGCCTTCTTGTTGAGAGTGGATCCTGCCAACTTCAAG ATCTTCAACCACAACCTGCTAGTGACGCTGGCCATGATATTCCCTGATGACTTCACCCCTGAGGTGCACGTGGCTACGGACAAGTTTCTGGCCCAGCTGTCCCTGGCTCTGTCTGAGAAGTACCGTTAA